Below is a window of 'Nostoc azollae' 0708 DNA.
TTCTAGGGCTAATAAACTCAACAAGTCGGTGACAGAACTAACACCACCAGAAGCGATGACAGGTATGGAAATTGCTGCAGCGAGTTCTCGTAATGCGTCTAAGTTGGGGCCTTCTAGGGTACCATCACGGTTGATGTCAGTGTAAATGATGGCTGCTGCACCTAATTCTTGCATTTGGGTAGCGAGTTGGGTAGCTAAAACTGTTGAGGTTTCTAACCAACCGCGAGTTGCTACTAGTCCTTTACGGGCATCTATACCGATGATAATCTGTTGGGGAAATTCTTGACAAAGTTCTTGGACTAGCTGGCGTTGTTCTACAGCGACTGTTCCCAGGATTGACCATTGTACACCGAGATTAAATAATTGTTGTACACTAGAGCGATCGCGCAATCCTCCACCTACTTCAATTGGTACTGAAATAGCATTACTGATAGCTTCAATTGCTACTAGGTTAACGATTTTACCTGCTTTAGCACCATCTAAATCAACTAAGTGTAATCTCGTTGCACCTTGGTCTGCCCACATTTTCGCAACTTCCACAGGGTGTTCGCTGAATACTTGCGATTGTCCGTAGTCGCCTTTGTATAGTCGTACACAACGACCTTCTAATAAATCAATTGCTGGTATTACTTCCATAATTTTTAATTGGTGATTGGTGATTGGTGATTGGTGATTGGTGATTGGTGATTGGTGATTGGTGATTGGTGATTGGTGATTGGTGATTGGTGATTGGTGATTGGTGATTGGTGATTGGTGATTGGTGATTGGTGATTGGTGATTGGTGATTGGTGATTGGTGATTGGGCACTAGGCATTAGGAAAATTACTTCCCCATCTCCCTCATCTTCCCCAGTCCCTAGCCACCTGTTACCTATTCCTTAATTCCTGCACTGCTTTACTAAAACCTAAGACCAGTAAAATGTTGGAAAGGGTTAAAAATACCTCTGCACCACCATGTAACCAGTCTATATTGGCTAAAGCTTCTCCATAAGCAACTTTGGCATAGATACCGGCGGGGATGGTGACGGTGACAAATACCAAAGTGCCGTAAAATCCATATAGGCCTAAACGAGGGATTTGTGGACTGCGGCTGATAAACCACAAGAAACCCAAGTAGGGAAATAGAGAAAGGGCGAAAAGGGTTTCCTTTGATATCATTGCTCTGATTTGATAGTTTTTGCCTCAACTGTATTTGCAGACTTGGTAGAACGCCAAATCCATACTGCTGCTGCCCAAAGGGTAAAATTACCCACTAATGTCATGGTAGCTTGTAGGGTGACTAACCATTCTAAAGATTCTGCATTGTCGAAATAATGCCAAGTGCAAGCACACATAGCACTGATTAAAGCTGGTAACATGGCAAAGGATAATCCCCACCAACTGCGGTTTTTTGTCAGTTCACCATAAATCCAGATTAACCAAATAGCGGCTATCCACTCAATGACGCTAGAAACGTGAATAATCCAGGTGGGAATAGAAAGGGCGTGCATAAGCAACTCAAAATTCAAAATTCAAAATTCAAAATTCAAAATGGTGAAGATGCGTGTTTTGTTGTCTGGGTATTACGGTAAGGGTAATGGTGGTGATGAGGCTTTGTTAGCCACACTTCTGCAAATGCTACCACCTGATGTAACCCCTGTTGTGCTTTCTGGAAATCCTGAAGAAACTCATCGGCGTTATGGTATAGAAAGTTATAACCGCATGGAGTTATTACAGGTAATCAAAACTTTGCGTTCTTGTGATGCGTTCATTTGGGGTGGTGGAAGTTTAATGCAGGATGCGACTAGTGCCATTAGCCCTTTTTATTATGGCGGATTAATGGCGATCGCTCAAGTCATGGGTTTAAAAACTGTGGCTTGGGCACAGGGAATAGGTCCTTTATTGCGTCCTCAAACTCGTTGGTTAGCAAAGCGGAATTTTGCTGGTTGTAGTCAAGTTAGTGTGCGCGATCGTAATAGTGCTGCTTTATTATCAGATTGGGGTATACCTTATATCCTTGCACCAGATCCGGTTTGGGCGTTAGAGTCTAAGCCAGTACCTAGATTAGCATATTTACCACAACCAAGAATTGCGGTTACTTTAAGAAATCATCCCCAACTTACAGAAACGCGCTTAGCAAAGCTAATTGCTGCTTTAGTTGATTTACAACAAGCTACACAAGCATTTATTTTAATATTACCATTTCAAAAAAGTGAAGATTTAGGGATTTCCGAAAAGATTCAATCACAATTAAAAGATCTGAGTAAAATTATCTGTGCGGAAGATCCACAACTTTTAAAAGGTATATTTCGTGGTGTAGAAATGGCCATAGGAATGCGTCTACACAGTTTAATTATGGCAGCTAGTGAAGGTTGTCGTTGTTTTGCTTTGAGTTATGACCCCAAAATCAACCGCTTAATGGAAAATTTAGCTATTCCTGGATGGAATTTAGAAAATTTACCAGATGATGCAAATGTAATTAGTAAAATTTGGATTGAACATTATCAAAATAGTGAATCTTTGTCATCGGATAAAATACAATCTTTGATAAATGGAGCCTTTTTACATCGGGAATTACTGAAGGAAGTGCTAAAATGAAATTTTAGAAAGAGATATAAACTTCTACTAGAGAATAGATAAACATAGTTTTTTATCCCCTGATTACGAGGTTGTATATGTATTATGCGGACATGGCAGTACATGGAAAGAATAGACATTTTCAAATGTTAGTTGAAGCTAAAAATAAACGTGGTGCATCTAAAATTTTGGCAGCTAAAATGCGCCGCAATATGTATTCTCATGGTTTACTGCCAGAAGCACATTTTTTTCTGTTAGCACTCCCAGACAAATTTTATTTGTGGAAAGATAAAGGCTTATCTATTGATTTGAGAGAGGCAGATTATGAAATGGATACTGATCGTTTTCTTAAGCCTTATTCCCCTATAAAATAGACCTCAGAATATGACATTAGTAGCGAAGAATTTGAGATAATAGTTTCAGCTTAGCTTCATCAAGTATTAACACTACCATCTATGAATTTACTCCCAGACAATCCATATTGTCTGGGAGTAAATTCAGGTTTATTTGATAATATTCACCACGGCAATCTAAAATTGGAGGAACTGGTTTAATTGCAATGGGTGTTTATGTAGAAACGAATTTTGTTTTAGAACTGGCGCTACTTCAGGAGCAACAGGAAAGTTGTCAACAACTGTTAAACTTAGCAGAATCGGGACGAATCAATTTGATTTTACCCGCATTCAGTTTAACAGAACCTTATGAAACGCTGATTTGCAGAGAAAAAATACGCGGTAAATTATTACATAATTTGAGAGATGAGCTTAACCAGCTTGGCCATTCTCTACCTTACCAATAGCAGGTAAATACTTTTCAAGAGATTACTCAGTTTTTAGTCAATAGTGCGAAAGAAGAACAGCAAAGATTCCAAATGGTTGTAGATAAGTTATTAACGGTTAGCCAAGTTATTCCTGTGACAGTCAAGATACTAACGGCAGTTATGAGATATCAGTCTGAACTTGACTTGAGACCCCAAGATGCTATTGTTTATGCTTCAGTTGTTGATCATTTAAGCAAATCAAGTGAACGGCAACGCTGTTTTATTAATAGAAACTCTAAAGAATTTGATAATCCAGATATTCAAGATGCTTTAGATAGATATAGTTGCACAATCAAATTGAAATTTGATCCTGGATTAAGTATAACTAATTCAAGTAGTGCCACAAAACATACAACTGATTTTATAGTTTAGGTAAAGTTCATATCATCCCTAATGGGGTTTAAGTTGACAGCAATCACTGTCAATTTAAACCCCATTATCCAAGTTACCGATAACCAATTTTATCAACTCTGTCGAGAAAACCCTGAGAGATGATTTATAAAGTAAATGTTGAGGAGACAAGAGGAAGTAGCATAATTCTAGTCATAAGAGCATATATAGCCCCTTCGCTCATTTGTGTTAGACGCTCATAATCCTTGCTTAGACGATGATATTGGTTAAACCACCCAAATGTTCTTTCTACTACCCAGGGTTGTGGTAAAACTTTAAATTCTTGCTCAGTAGGTCCTATGACTTCAACATGAGCTTGAATCAGGAACCAAACTGCAAGTGCAAATTTATCACCGTCATAACCGGAATCAACCCATAAAACTTGAACTTTTTCCAATAATTCTGTGGGTTCCTCTAGCAGTTCCATTAGTGCATAGGCAGCAAGTATTCGTTCTGGGGCATTCGCTTCACTAACAACAACTTTCAACACAAGTCCCAGGCTATCAACTAAAGTATGCCCCTTTCTTCCTTTTACCTTTTTACATCCGTCAAAACCATACACATCCCCTTTTTTTGGTCAGTGTTGACCGACTGACTGTCTGCGGCGAGCGCAATAGGTTGTGTTGATTTACCTAATTTCGAGCGAACTTGACCACCCAATGTATGGTTGAATTTTTCCCAAACCCCCTGGCCCTGCCATTTACTGTAATAGCTATATACCGTTGACCTTGGCGGGAAGTCACCTGGAAGCATATTCCATTGACATCCAGTTTTCAAATGAAAATAGATGGCATTACATATTTCACCCATATCTGTTGTGGGTGGATGCCCTCCTTCTTTGGCTGGTGGAATCAATGGGGCCAGGATTTCCCACTCCATATCAGTTAAGTCTGTGGGGTAAGACTTTCGTGCCATGATTAGCTATGTAAATACACTACATTTTATGTATCCTATCCTTCCAATATTCCTTTTCTACTCCCCTTTACATTTACTTTATCAATAGCCTCTGAAGTCAAATTTGAACCCAATGCAAAAGGAGAGATATTGATAATATCACCAACAGGAGGAGGAACGGGAAAACGTAATATTGAAATTTCAGCAGACTTTATGTTTTGGAATCGTCAAACTAAACTAGGAGTTTGTTTCGATTCTTCCACCTGTGTTAAACTTCCTAATGGTGCAAATCGTTCTCCTGATGTAGGTTGGATCAAAAAAGAAAGATGCACTCACATCGGAAGAACAGGAAAATTTCTTACCAATTGCACCAGATTTTGTTTTAGAATTAATGTCACGCAGTGATAGTTTGCAGGGAACGCAAACAAAAATGCCAGAATATATCAATAATGAATAGAGTTAAATTAGGTTGGTTAATTAAGCGGAAAATGCGTCAAGTTGAAATTCATCACGAGAAGATGTTTTACCAGGATTTATTTTGAACTTGCAAATAGTCTGGGGATAAATACAAAAATATTATTCACCACTGAAATAGGGAAGCTTATCTCGAAAATAACAAAAACTTGGTGATTGATTATTATCAATGTCCATCAAGGGAGAACTTTTTGCTGCCCAAGCTACCTTTTCTCTACCAATTGCCTTTTCCAGGCTAAAGCCAAAAATACCTATTTGATAATTAACCAATTTCTCAAACATTCTGATTCCTGACTCCTGACTCCTGAATTATTACTAGTTGTGTAACTGGAACCTGAAGACAAAACGTTGTCCCTTTTCCTAGTTATGATTCGTACAAAATCAGTCCTTGATGTCTTTATACAAGAATTTTATAACTAATAGATAATCCTAAACCTGTCCCTTTACCGATGGGTTTATTTGTAAAGAATGGATCAAAGATTTGTGATTTTACCTGTTCATTCATACCAGCACCATCATCGGAAATTTCAACTATTAAAAAATCAGAGTTGACAAATTTTGTATGAATTAGAATTTGAGGATGGCAATTTTATCCTGTTCCATTATTGGTAATATGTTTTCAAACTGAGACAGAACAGCATCTATGGTATTACTAAGCGAATTCATAAATTCTTGCTTGATTGAGTTATCCCGGATAACATTCAATTAGAGGCAAATTAGCATGTTCTTTAGTTAATGCAATTTCTGGATGATTTAAGTTCGCTTTTAAACGATGCTGCAAAATTACTAAAGTGCTATCAATCCCTTTATGAAGATTAACAGACTTGATTTCCGCTTGGTCTAAAAGATAAACATTTATTAAAGTTATGACTATTTCGGTGATGCGCTCACTCGCTATTTTCATTAAATCCCACCTTCCGCACCATAACTGTCGCAGATAGTAGTACACAATAACTAAAGCTCCTGCAAGGAAGAAAAGGCTTAATAAGAATAAGTATCATGAAAATGGCAATAGACTGAGAGAATAAAGTTTTGTAAAGAAGATAAAAGAAAAGAAAATTTAATGATTTAAAAATCAAATTAGAACAGAAGAAGAAATGACTTAATCACAACAGGAGTTGTGGATAATTCTGTTGTGAAATCAAAGCTTCAAAAAATGGAAATTCAAAACCTAGACCATTTAGGCATAGTAGCAGGAATAATAGACGCCATAGGAGTAGTAGAAATAATCCTTGAAATTGGAGAGAAAGTAAGTCCGGGTCATGTAGTAAGAGCCATGATAATCAACGGGTTAGGATTTGTATAAAAACCCTTATATATGTTTCCCCAATATTTTGAAACAATCGCCTGTGAGTATCTAATAGGACCAGGAGTAAAACCAGAATATCTCAAGGACGATAAACTGGGGAGAGTCATGGATGAACTATTTATAAAAGGATTGGATAGAATATTTTTTATTGTCGCCTTAAAAGCAGCCCAAAAATTTGGAGTATCCCTATGAGCAGGGGAGCTAGACTCATCATAAATGCACATACATTTGCAATATAATACCAGCTTACCAGAAGTAATATTTGAGAGTCAAAAAGTAGGAAATAATCAAGAAATAGAAGAATTAGCAGTAAAATCACCAAAAGAAATAACCATCACCTACGGTTATTCTGGTCACCATAGAGCGGAGTTAAAACAGTCCATCATAGAAATGATATGTTCAGGAGATGGAGACATACCAATATATATTTTTAAAACTAGCATCGGGAAACCAAGCAGATTCATCATGCTTTGGTAAAATAGCAGTAGAGTACCAAAAACAATTAAAAGTTAACAGTCTCATAGTAGTAGACTGGGCCTTATATACAGAATCCAATCTGAAAATGATGTCAGATTTAAGCTGGTTATGTCCAGTGCCATTAAGCGTACAATCAGCACAATGATGAATATCAACATTACCAGAACCAGAATTTGTTGATAGTAACTTACCCGGATATAAACTAGCTTCAAAAACAGTAAATTATCCAGGAATAGAACAAAGATGGTTAGTAGTGCAAAGTCAAGAAAGAAGAGAATCAGACCTGGGTAAACTCTCACAAAAAATTACCAAGGCACAATCAAAAGCTGTGCAAGATTTCAAAAAGTTATCACCAGAAAAATTTGCTTGTGAAGCTGATGCTATCAAGGGGTTATCTAAACTATTACAACAATTCAAATATCACCAAATTAACCAGAGTAAAGTTACTCAAATCAAATCTAAGAGAAAAGATAGTTCAGGAGAGATATCCTATGAAATATCAGCTACATTCTCCCAGAATGAAAGTAAAATTAATACAGAATTTCTGAGGGCAGGGCCTTTTATTATTGCTACAAACCTTTTGGATTCAAATGAACTTACCCATGACTCCATCTTGAGTGAATATAAAGCTCAATGTAAATAAAGCTCAACAGTCTTGCGAGAGAGGGTTTGCTTTTGTCAAAGACCCATTATTTTTTGCAGACAGTATTTTCCTAAAAAGTCCAGAGAGAATAGAGTCCCTGGGAATAATTATTGGTTTATGTATGCTGGTTTATACTTTAGGGCAACGACAAATTAGAACCCCTTTGAGAGAGTCTAAATCAACAGTTGAAAATCAATTGGGCAAACCAACTGACTGCCCCACTTTACGCTGGATTTTTCCATGCTTTCAGTCTATTCATTTAGTTACACTTAACCAATAAAAACACATCTATAACTGGACTCAAGAGAGAGATTTCATTGTGAATCTTTTACCATAGCATTGTTTTGCATCCTATCAATTAGTTACCTAGTTTTTCTCTCTATTAATTTAATTTCTATCAGAAAATAACCTAATCTCTTTGATTTATAGCTCTATTTTACTATGTGCGGAATTTCTTTTTTTACTTCAATCTATTATTCCAAGTTATGATTTATCTCTTGAATATCTTCATTTATCTGTTGACTGCTCTGGGCGGTGTTCTTTCTTATTGCTCCTTATTGAGAATAGCTTTTGATGGTATTTTTGGTGCTTTACTGTTTCTCCAATGCCTTTTTTCACTGCATATGTTTGTTTTTA
It encodes the following:
- the hisA gene encoding 1-(5-phosphoribosyl)-5-[(5-phosphoribosylamino)methylideneamino]imidazole-4-carboxamide isomerase, translated to MEVIPAIDLLEGRCVRLYKGDYGQSQVFSEHPVEVAKMWADQGATRLHLVDLDGAKAGKIVNLVAIEAISNAISVPIEVGGGLRDRSSVQQLFNLGVQWSILGTVAVEQRQLVQELCQEFPQQIIIGIDARKGLVATRGWLETSTVLATQLATQMQELGAAAIIYTDINRDGTLEGPNLDALRELAAAISIPVIASGGVSSVTDLLSLLALEPQGVTGVIVGKALYTGDIDLKEALRAIGSGRIQDIPPNLNLSSFA
- a CDS encoding DUF3593 domain-containing protein; translated protein: MISKETLFALSLFPYLGFLWFISRSPQIPRLGLYGFYGTLVFVTVTIPAGIYAKVAYGEALANIDWLHGGAEVFLTLSNILLVLGFSKAVQELRNR
- a CDS encoding DUF2499 domain-containing protein; translated protein: MHALSIPTWIIHVSSVIEWIAAIWLIWIYGELTKNRSWWGLSFAMLPALISAMCACTWHYFDNAESLEWLVTLQATMTLVGNFTLWAAAVWIWRSTKSANTVEAKTIKSEQ
- the csaB gene encoding polysaccharide pyruvyl transferase CsaB, whose protein sequence is MVKMRVLLSGYYGKGNGGDEALLATLLQMLPPDVTPVVLSGNPEETHRRYGIESYNRMELLQVIKTLRSCDAFIWGGGSLMQDATSAISPFYYGGLMAIAQVMGLKTVAWAQGIGPLLRPQTRWLAKRNFAGCSQVSVRDRNSAALLSDWGIPYILAPDPVWALESKPVPRLAYLPQPRIAVTLRNHPQLTETRLAKLIAALVDLQQATQAFILILPFQKSEDLGISEKIQSQLKDLSKIICAEDPQLLKGIFRGVEMAIGMRLHSLIMAASEGCRCFALSYDPKINRLMENLAIPGWNLENLPDDANVISKIWIEHYQNSESLSSDKIQSLINGAFLHRELLKEVLK
- a CDS encoding IS5 family transposase (programmed frameshift), which translates into the protein MARKSYPTDLTDMEWEILAPLIPPAKEGGHPPTTDMGEICNAIYFHLKTGCQWNMLPGDFPPRSTVYSYYSKWQGQGVWEKFNHTLGGQVRSKLGKSTQPIALAADSQSVNTGPKKGDVYGFDGCKKVKGRKGHTLVDSLGLVLKVVVSEANAPERILAAYALMELLEEPTELLEKVQVLWVDSGYDGDKFALAVWFLIQAHVEVIGPTEQEFKVLPQPWVVERTFGWFNQYHRLSKDYERLTQMSEGAIYALMTRIMLLPLVSSTFTL
- a CDS encoding ATP-binding protein, which encodes MLIHTKFVNSDFLIVEISDDGAGMNEQVKSQIFDPFFTNKPIGKGTGLGLSISYKILV